One window of Scheffersomyces stipitis CBS 6054 chromosome 1, whole genome shotgun sequence genomic DNA carries:
- a CDS encoding predicted protein: protein MEVRDLLATVAAFVVTTLAFLLKNTIALVAYAYQNYPEYTSIVFAIIGVYLVYKFVVKIFKMWLNLLIATIKTFLVLATLAVAATIYLRGWGKFVNQDIPFLVDVAKSITSNEPDNQNSFWLVHGLLGNQKVYSFLKNGFQNAGESASSILEDAEFDIDPNAYFEYMNENFYKNKEDFNYENIKRALDEGFENLEDYLSSKGLDINDLGN, encoded by the coding sequence ATGGAAGTTCGGGACTTGCTAGCCACCGTTGCAGCGTTTGTGGTGACGACCTTGGCCTTtttattgaagaacacCATTGCCCTCGTTGCCTATGCTTATCAGAACTACCCAGAATATACTTCTATAGTATTTGCAATCATTGGTGTCTATCTCGTATATAAGTTTGTggtcaagatcttcaagatgtggCTCAATCTTTTGATTGCCACCATCAAGACATTCTTGGTATTGGCCACTTTGGCTGTTGCTGCGACTATTTACCTTCGTGGGTGGGGAAAATTCGTAAATCAAGATATTCCTTTTTTAGTTGATGTCGCCAAGAGTATCACCTCTAATGAGCCTGATAATCAAAATTCGTTTTGGTTGGTACATGGACTCCTCGGTAATCAAAAGGTGTactcgttcttgaagaatggGTTCCAGAACGCTGGCGAATCGGCATCATCAATCTTAGAGGATGCAGAATTTGATATTGATCCAAATGCATATTTCGAGTACATGAACGAgaacttctacaagaacaaggaagaCTTCAACTACGAGAACATCAAGAGAGCTCTTGATGAAGGTTTTGAGAACCTCGAGGACTACTTGAGCTCCAAGGGTCTCGATATCAATGATCTTGGTAACGA
- the SGE1.3 gene encoding suppressor of gal11 null (similar to MFS efflux transporter suppressor of gal11 null) yields the protein MEDIKVQTSRVIDVNDSQVIEKQALDDRLGDAHLNILPTKKIIVCLAALSLGLFASFADQTSITIALPAIAKDLRAETTINWAGTAALLANCVCQVLFGRLADIFGRKNILLFSLGTQAVADIGCAVSRTGVEFYIFRAIAGIGCGGTQSLTMVMLSDICTLKQRGKYQGILGAQVGLANALGPFIMAAFVEHTTWRDFYYMMIPLVISVMVTIYFLIDGKKNASQLNNVLSRKEKFKKIDYLGMFFSTASLTLLLIPISGGGSSYPWNSPLIIGMFVSGGLSFFVFIYIEWKLAELPMIPLRIFASPSLSLILGSNFLYGMAYYGFTYYLPYYLQIVRGLDSIHASIILLPLVLTQSIASIIGGTLISYFGHYKNIILMGYGLWTVSCGLLYIFNTQTNWGVIVVILLVMGVGVGWTFQPTMVAAQSQAKKSDRAIVISARNVLRSFGGSVGISIASMIVSNSLLREIRRESKNEGSILDGYLDYLKDHIYSRVDTSKLNHAQQVVVREMYMKAIKNYFYICLPLIAVCFISTIFVVDRGLQCIDEEPEQKNKDKESDIDTSSNSSRQ from the coding sequence ATGGAGGATATCAAGGTACAAACGTCAAGGGTTATAGATGTAAATGATTCACAAGTAATAGAGAAGCAAGCCTTGGATGACAGGCTAGGAGATGCCCATCTCAATATTCTTCCTACAAAAAAAATCATAGTCTGTCTTGCAGCCTTATCGCTAGGTCTATTTGCATCGTTCGCGGACCAGACAAGTATAACCATAGCATTACCAGCCATAGCCAAGGATTTAAGAGCTGAAACCACTATCAACTGGGCGGGAACAGCCGCCTTATTGGCCAACTGTGTTTGCCAAGTTCTCTTTGGAAGACTAGCAGACATCTTTGGCAGAAAGAATATTTTGCTCTTTTCTCTTGGTACACAAGCAGTAGCAGACATTGGATGTGCAGTTTCTCGGACTGGGGTGGAATTCTATATCTTTAGAGCGATTGCTGGTATTGGATGTGGAGGTACTCAATCGTTGACCATGGTGATGTTGAGCGATATTTGTACCTTGAAGCAAAGGGGAAAGTATCAGGGTATATTAGGTGCTCAGGTCGGTTTAGCGAATGCTTTGGGTCCCTTCATTATGGCAGCTTTCGTAGAACACACAACTTGGAGAGACTTCTACTACATGATGATTCCCTTGGTTATAAGCGTGATGGTTACCATCTACTTTTTGATTGATGGTAAGAAAAATGCTAGTCAACTCAACAACGTTTTGTCcagaaaagagaaattcaagaagattgacTACTTGGGGATGTTTTTCAGTACTGCAAGTCTTACATTGTTGCTCATTCCCATCAGTGGCGGTGGTTCATCTTACCCTTGGAACAGTCCTCTCATTATTGGTATGTTCGTATCAGGTGGGTTGagtttctttgtttttATCTACATCGAATGGAAGCTTGCTGAACTTCCAATGATTCCTTTGAGAATTTTCGCCAGTCCCTCCCTATCTCTTATCTTGGGTTCCAATTTCCTATACGGAATGGCTTACTACGGATTTACGTATTACTTGCCATACTACTTGCAAATCGTTCGAGGACTCGATTCGATCCATGCCTCGATTATTTTGTTACCATTAGTGCTTACGCAATCTATAGCTTCCATCATTGGAGGAACCTTGATAAGTTATTTTGGCCACTACAAGAATATTATTCTTATGGGATATGGGCTCTGGACAGTTAGCTGTGGGCTCTTGTATATCTTCAACACGCAGACCAACTGGGGAGTCATAGTTGTCATTTTGTTAGTTATGGGAGTAGGCGTTGGGTGGACTTTCCAGCCTACAATGGTTGCTGCTCAGAGTCAAGCCAAAAAATCAGACAGAGCGATTGTTATCAGTGCCAGAAACGTTTTGAGATCCTTTGGTGGTTCAGTAGGCATTTCTATTGCTTCCATGATTGTCAGCAATAGTTTGTTAAGGGAAATCAGAAGAGAATCCAAGAATGAAGGTAGCATATTGGACGGTTATTTGGACTACTTGAAGGATCACATCTACAGCAGAGTTGATACATCCAAGCTTAACCACGCCCAACAAGTGGTAGTTAGAGAGATGTACATGAAAGCCATCAAGAACTATTTCTACATCTGCTTGCCTCTCATTGCAGTTTGTTTTATCTCTACCATCTTCGTGGTAGACCGAGGCTTGCAATGTATTGACGAGGAGCCAGAACAAAAGAACAAGGACAAGGAATCGGATATAGATACAAGCAGCAACAGCTCAAGACAGTAA